A window from Xiphophorus maculatus strain JP 163 A chromosome 17, X_maculatus-5.0-male, whole genome shotgun sequence encodes these proteins:
- the LOC102234909 gene encoding poly [ADP-ribose] polymerase 12-like: MSSISSVILQATSCLCERRGCMQLQQLQQELQQRCRMTNEDFIYIIHNCPQRFLLVPDGESYSVVGRTSLRLCGAYSRGERCGGSCQQLHLCRFYVFGNCRFGKGRKLCKLSHDVSSQHNAGLLRECTLHQLQEDELFLLLLQNDPQLLPEVTSTPAQVCVHYNKGSAPHGGCRFQDSCSKLHLCQHFLQGVCRFGPRCRRQHAVDQRSQSVLEQRGLSRQLIRDLPVIYRNAQHLNTTATSAAAASPAASPAADDPDSDRFCKAAQTDETEEICLHFIRNSCRFRDSCRQVHFHLPYKWEVYDGRCWSDLENIEEIERDYCDPAKTHSSDYQRVDFVTMTMESMPVRRLSTVSWVRRPPHYSLTTQWLWYCRAERGGWLEYGQPDEKQRSTSVASRTVEEAFVSGESEVQVVKGQRVYVVSFRDMYQRNPKHHTKRSVRRRPRFVSKAEVDKLAADLRKCSG, encoded by the exons aTGTCCTCCATCAGCTCGGTGATCCTGCAGGCCACCAGCTGCCTGTGTGAGCGCAGGGGCTgcatgcagctgcagcagctgcagcaggagctgcagcagcgtTGCAGGATGACAAATGAAGATTTCATCTACATCATCCACAACTGTCCGCAGCGCTTCCTGCTGGTCCCGGACGGGGAGTCCTACTCGGTGGTCGGTCGCACCTCCCTGCGGCTCTGCGGGGCCTACAGCCGGGGGGAGCGGTGCGGGGGAAGCTGCCAGCAGCTGCATCTCTGCCGGTTCTACGTTTTCGGGAACTGCAGGTTCGGGAAGGGCAG GAAGTTGTGCAAGCTGTCCCATGACGTCAGCTCGCAGCACAACGCCGGGCTGCTGAGGGAATGCACGCTGCACCAGCTGCAGGAGGACGAgctgttcctgctgctgctgcagaacgACCCGCAGCTGCTGCCTGAGGTAACCTCCACACCTGCTCAG gtgTGCGTTCATTACAACAAAGGCTCGGCTCCTCACGGCGGCTGCAGGTTCCAGGACTCCTGCTCCAAGCTGCACCTGTGCCAGCACTTCCTGCAGGGCGTCTGCCGGTTCGGGCCGCGGTGCAGGCGGCAGCACGCCGTGGACCAGCGCAGCCAGAGCGTCCTGGAGCAGAGGGGGCTGAGCCGCCAGCTCATCAGAGATCTGCCCGTCATCTACAGGAACGCCCAGCACCTGAACACCACCGCcacatcagctgctgctgcatcacCTGCTGCATCACCTGCTGCAGACG aCCCAGATTCTGATCGGTTCTGTAAAGCGGCCCAGACGGACGAGACGGAGGAGATCTGTCTGCATTTCATCAGGAACAGCTGCAGGTTCCGGG ACAGCTGCCGCCAGGTCCACTTCCACCTGCCCTATAAGTGGGAAGTCTATGATGGCCGGTGCTGGTCGGACCTGGAGAACATTGAGGAGATTGAACGGGATTACTGCGACCCGGCTAAGACTCACAG CTCGGACTATCAGCGGGTGGATTTTGTCACCATGACGATGGAGTCCATGCCCGTCCGCCGTCTGTCCACCGTCTCCTGGGTGAGGAGGCCGCCCCACTACAGCCTGACCACCCAGTGGCTGTGGTACTGCCGGGCGGAGCGGGGCGGCTGGCTGGAGTACGGGCAGCCG GATGAGAAGCAGCGGTCCACTTCAGTAGCGTCTAGAACCGTGGAAGAGGCCTTCGTCTCTGGTGAAAGCGAAGTCCAGGTGGTGAAAGGCCAGAGGGTCTACGTCGTCTCCTTCAGAG ACATGTACCAGAGGAACCCCAAGCACCACACCAAGCGGAGCGTGCGCCGCCGTCCTCGCTTCGTCTCCAAGGCCGAGGTGGACAAGCTGGCGGCTGACCTGAGGAAATGTTCTGGATGA